In Methanomicrobium antiquum, one DNA window encodes the following:
- a CDS encoding ABC transporter permease, with translation MDVIYTIWLRSIKRYIRSKSRIVGSLGMPVFFLIFLGFGLNSVVTIPGAGENYTEFLAPGIVSMSVLFTSIFAGIQIIWDKQFGFLKETLVAPVSRIEIMLGQTFGGATTAIIQGGIILFISLFIGLSFPGILGILIAAGFMILIGIAFTALGIAIASRMEDMNGFQLIMSFLIFPLFGLSGAMFPISSLPPVFKTLTMFDPLTYGVEGIRFGLSGASQIDPFVCLIVLCMFSVATIIAGAWLFKKTTI, from the coding sequence ATGGATGTAATCTATACAATATGGCTTAGAAGCATAAAGCGTTATATAAGATCAAAAAGCCGGATTGTCGGAAGTCTTGGAATGCCTGTTTTTTTCCTGATATTTTTAGGATTCGGACTTAATTCTGTTGTGACAATACCGGGTGCAGGTGAAAACTACACCGAATTTCTGGCTCCTGGAATTGTATCAATGAGTGTTTTGTTCACATCAATTTTCGCCGGAATCCAAATAATATGGGATAAACAGTTTGGATTTCTAAAAGAAACCCTTGTTGCACCTGTATCAAGAATTGAAATAATGCTTGGCCAGACATTCGGCGGTGCAACAACCGCAATCATTCAGGGGGGGATCATTCTTTTTATCTCGCTTTTCATAGGTCTGTCCTTTCCGGGAATTTTGGGGATTTTAATCGCCGCAGGCTTTATGATCCTCATAGGAATTGCATTCACAGCTCTTGGTATTGCCATTGCGTCAAGAATGGAGGATATGAACGGATTTCAGCTTATAATGAGTTTTTTAATATTCCCTCTCTTCGGACTTTCAGGTGCGATGTTTCCAATATCAAGCCTTCCGCCGGTTTTTAAGACGCTGACTATGTTTGATCCTTTAACATACGGGGTTGAAGGAATAAGATTCGGACTTTCAGGCGCATCACAGATCGATCCTTTTGTCTGTCTTATTGTTCTTTGCATGTTTTCAGTGGCAACAATAATTGCAGGAGCATGGCTTTTTAAAAAGACAACTATCTAG